The following proteins are encoded in a genomic region of Maylandia zebra isolate NMK-2024a linkage group LG1, Mzebra_GT3a, whole genome shotgun sequence:
- the lmo7b gene encoding LIM domain only protein 7 isoform X3: MEWRQQTSVSSADAFNEAKRWIEEVTGKSFGCSDFRAALENGVLLCNLINQLKPGIIKRVNRLSTPIAGLDNVNVFLKACEKLGLNESQLFHPGDLQDISTRVTLRRDEGNRRLKNVLITIYWLGRKAHLDTLYNGPQLNLKAFEGLLGLALSKALDEGGVPVKDSSDSLCQNPEEECQYKNYRRGNSADSTDSFNSQALHPNVEGFGGDAEAEQVFKMENKQVTAHQNKGYVPLLRRKQGPEENGSGFASQFTRASQTQVKPERPVQVNPGWIWSKSLSDIPMVYPVRKAPDANTSHDESQDTGLTRLWNQDNRRKCSVAAKDAEAQWQDDLKKWKTRRRSTKSELRTKSQDREHVMDKMINGSVTTIEKNEAKLKYQQSPWTRNTAPRPYSTTSPSKSSSDLRPHTRALLARSYATEAPFSPTVPLSSQSSTHAQGGAVVVPDGKVLGEEIHFASTALDEARVGMPSLGFPVISQTQVKSQSSTAPFQSTCELSQPQNGLTNQISTHFTALQLNETTNSKSNKSPTLSMSSERKAFFYVHPELKTAGEDLSHQNDNSQEDGQKSSWQAAAEQSTAPQTPGVYKFLPRTVSWSGSASLPRGYRRSEGSSRLSSAITARPFGTKQSRVSSLPRMYNVDDNQGVLLNSEREDSPSSPSLKRQTATAQLSGPYQTNQGKQTGAGQEEQVTSSNLSSQTSFQSSGYYYRPSIQSQILPQPYSNLQSRQNRGLTFSADGSTDLPKVDHSDMRVSLTLKPNSLADFGFHTHWDSTGVRVKLIQPGSPAELCQLRVDDEIVAVDGAAVAHMNSDQWRDKMSSALQTGSLTMDIRRYGNKDWSTGEGTHHSQPGQSRVTLNLTAASSPVLIGCPDHHANSAAFPDTQVTQGFKSNGHTDNVMQGKVMGGELCETHGTTRNKGGSESAISDLQVPSLSPPSSSWSWDLEEDRRRQEKWQEEQERLLQEKYQRDQERLEAEWRRDQRDVIDPKNSGSQKTFEVTSGDVGLARTQQQENAMPKKTREEEQSTDGEKLKELLGPKRQSNAHEVQNEMVAQQDWTKSLSSPVLAGPHKYSRGDQSKRKGLSVAKAEKERQQILEEMKKRTQLLTDNSWIRQRSSSFYKDPMIVGLPLKRYDSLDNLDNLRQPQSSIYSYPRPHSAAAGYVTPSRNASSRYSTGSVLSLRNPYIQSCHQARMVNGRRNCSVCGRILGSRPAMVIEALSLYFHLGCFQCVGCHQHLGGRENGAQVQIRNRKPFCERCYFQLRCTMFTCILVTPM, translated from the exons GTCCTGATAACAATTTACTGGTTGGGTCGCAAGGCTCACCTGGACACATTGTACAATGGCCCTCAGCTTAATTTGAAGGCTTTTGAGGGCCTGTTGGGGCTGGCCTTGTCCAag GCTCTAGATGAGGGTGGTGTACCTGTGAAAGACAGCAGCGATAGTTTGTGCCAAAATCCAGAAGAGGAATGTCAGTACAAAAATTACAGGCGAGGCAACTCTGCAGACAGCACAGACTCCTTTAACTCCCAGGCCCTGCACCCGAATGTTGAAG GTTTTGGAGGCGACGCAGAAGCTGAGCAGGTATTCAAGATGGAAAACAAGCAGGTGACAGCTCATCAAAACAAAGGCTATGTCCCACTACTCAGACGAAAACAAGGACCAGAGGAGAATGGAAGTGGCTTCGCGAGTCAGTTTACCAG AGCCAGTCAAACCCAGGTCAAGCCTGAGAGACCAGTTCAGGTCAATCCTGGCTGGATTTG GAGCAAATCTCTCAGTGACATCCCCATGGTGTACCCTGTGCGAAAGGCTCCTGATGCAAACACTAGTCATGATGAAAGTCAGGACACCGGATTGACAAGACTGTGGAATCAAGACAACAGAAGGAAGTGTAGCGTTGCTGCCAAGGATGCCGAAGCTCAGTGGCAGGAT GActtgaaaaagtggaaaacccGTCGTAGGAGCACAAAGTCTGAACTTCGAACTAAATCACAAGACAGAGAGCATGTAATGGATAAGATGATCAACGGGTCTGTGACAACTATTGAGAAGAATGAAGCAAAACTAAA ATACCAGCAGTCACCTTGGACCAGGAACACAGCGCCTCGTCCTTACTCAACAACTTCTCCATCAAAATCAAGCTCTGATCTCCGGCCACATACTCGAGCTCTGCTGGCCCGCAGCTATGCCACCGAGGCACCTTTCAGCCCCACGGTTCCTCTTAGCTCCCAGAGCTCAACCCATGCTCAA GGTGGAGCAGTGGTTGTCCCTGATGGAAAAGTCTTGGGAGAGGAGATCCACTTTGCCTCCACGGCTTTAGATGAAGCAAGAGTTGGCATGCCTTCTCTAGGCTTTCCTGTGATCTCTCAAACCCAAGTGAAATCCCAGAGCAGCACAGCTCCTTTCCAGTCCACCTGTGAACTTTCCCAGCCACAAAATGGCCTTACAAACCAAATCTCCACTCATTTtacagctttacagctgaacGAGACCACAAATTCTAAAAGCAACAAAAGTCCCACTTTATCCATGTCTAGTGAACGAAAAGCATTTTTTTATGTTCATCCGGAGCTTAAAACTGCTGGTGAGGATTTATCGCATCAGAACGACAACTCTCAGGAAGACGGACAGAAGTCCTCTTggcaagcagcagcagagcaaagCACGGCCCCGCAGACTCCAGGCGTCTACAAGTTCTTGCCCAGAActgtttcctggtctggctcAGCCAGCCTTCCCCGTGGTTACCGTCGGTCTGAGGGCTCATCCCGTCTCTCTTCTGCTATCACAGCCAGACCCTTTGGGACCAAGCAGTCCAGAGTGTCATCACTGCCCAGGATGTACAAT GTAGATGACAATCAGGGTGTGCTGCTGAACAGTGAGAGAGAGGATTCTCCATCTTCACCATCTCTGAAAAGACAGACTGCGACCGCCCAGCTGAGCGGTCCGTATCAGACCAACCAGGGGAAGCAGACTGGTGCAGGACAGGAAGAGCAAGTGACTAGCTCCAATCTTTCCAGCCAGACCTCCTTTCAGAGCAGTGGCTATTACTATCGACCCTCCATTCAAAGCCAGATACTGCCTCAACCTTATTCAAATCTGCAGTCTCGTCAAAATAGAGGCTTGACCTTCTCAGCTGATGGAAGCACAGATCTTCCAAAG GTGGATCACAGTGACATGAGAGTGAGCCTTACTCTTAAACCCAACAGTCTAGCTGACTTTGGTTTCCATACTCACTGGGACTCGACGGGGGTGAGAGTTAAGCTCATTCAGCCCG GCAGTCCAGCCGAGCTCTGCCAGCTGCGTGTCGACGACGAGATCGTGGCCGTCGATGGAGCTGCGGTGGCACACATGAACTCAGACCAGTGGAGGGATAAAATGTCATCTGCCCTGCAAACCGGCAGTTTGACCATGGACATTCGGCGCTATGGCAACAAGG ATTGGAGCACCGGCGAGGGGACTCATCACAGCCAGCCAGGCCAGAGCAGGGTGACCCTCAATCTGACTGCTGCTTCTTCGCCTGTCCTGATAGGGTGCCCTGATCACCATGCCAACAGTGCTGCCTTTCCAGACACACAAGTCACACAAGGGTTCAAAAGCAATGGGCACACAGACAAC GTGATGCAGGGTAAAGTCATGGGTGGAGAACTTTGTGAGACACATGGGACAACCAGAAATAAAG GAGGGTCAGAATCTGCGATATCTGAT CTCCAGGTGCCATCGCTCAGCCCCCCCTCATCCAGCTGGTCTTGGGACCTTGAGGAGGATCGCAGGAGACAGGAGAAGTGGCAGGAAGAACAGGAGCGCCTCCTACAG GAGAAATATCAGCGGGACCAGGAGAGGCTGGAGGCAGAGTGGCGAAGAGACCAACGAGATGTAATAGACCCCAAGAATTCAGGG AGCCAGAAAACCTTTGAGGTGACCTCTGGTGATGTGGGCCTCGCCAGGACCCAGCAGCAAGAGAATGCAATGCCGAagaaaaccagagaagaagagcagAGCACTGATGGAGAAAAGCTGAAAGAGTTGTTGGGGCCAAAACGGCAAAGTAATGCACACGAAGTGCAGAATGAGATGGTTGCCCAACAAGACTG GACAAAGTCCTTGTCTTCCCCAGTATTAGCTGGGCCTCACAAGTATTCTAGAG GGGATCAGAGTAAAAGAAAAGGACTGTCTGTGGCCAAGGCTGAGAAAGAAAGGCAGCAGATTTTAGAGGAGATGAAGAAAAGGACTCAGCTTCTGACTGACAACAGCTGGATACGTCAGCgcagcagcagcttttacaAGGATcccatgattgttgggcttcctCTGAAAAG ATATGACTCTCTGGATAATCTTGATAATTTGCGTCAGCCCCAATCCTCAATCTATAGTTACCCTCGACCACACTCAGCTGCTGCAGGTTACGTTACACCGAGTAGGAATGCCTCTTCGCGATACAGCACTGGATCAGTATTATCCCTGAGAAATCCTTACATACAGTCCTGTCATCAGGCCAG GATGGTCAATGGCAGGAGGAATTGCTCTGTCTGTGGGCGTATCCTTGGTAGTAGACCAGCTATGGTCATAGAGGCCCTTAGTCTCTACTTCCACCTTGGCTGTTTTCAG TGCGTGGGCTGCCATCAACATCTCGGAGGAAGAGAGAATGGAGCCCAGGTTCAAATCCGAAACAGGAAGCCCTTCTGTGAACGCTGCTATTTCCAACTCAGGT GTACCATGTTTACTTGCATTTTAGTCACCCCCATGTGA
- the lmo7b gene encoding LIM domain only protein 7 isoform X2 has translation MEWRQQTSVSSADAFNEAKRWIEEVTGKSFGCSDFRAALENGVLLCNLINQLKPGIIKRVNRLSTPIAGLDNVNVFLKACEKLGLNESQLFHPGDLQDISTRVTLRRDEGNRRLKNVLITIYWLGRKAHLDTLYNGPQLNLKAFEGLLGLALSKALDEGGVPVKDSSDSLCQNPEEECQYKNYRRGNSADSTDSFNSQALHPNVEGFGGDAEAEQVFKMENKQVTAHQNKGYVPLLRRKQGPEENGSGFASQFTRASQTQVKPERPVQVNPGWIWSKSLSDIPMVYPVRKAPDANTSHDESQDTGLTRLWNQDNRRKCSVAAKDAEAQWQDDLKKWKTRRRSTKSELRTKSQDREHVMDKMINGSVTTIEKNEAKLKYQQSPWTRNTAPRPYSTTSPSKSSSDLRPHTRALLARSYATEAPFSPTVPLSSQSSTHAQGGAVVVPDGKVLGEEIHFASTALDEARVGMPSLGFPVISQTQVKSQSSTAPFQSTCELSQPQNGLTNQISTHFTALQLNETTNSKSNKSPTLSMSSERKAFFYVHPELKTAGEDLSHQNDNSQEDGQKSSWQAAAEQSTAPQTPGVYKFLPRTVSWSGSASLPRGYRRSEGSSRLSSAITARPFGTKQSRVSSLPRMYNVDDNQGVLLNSEREDSPSSPSLKRQTATAQLSGPYQTNQGKQTGAGQEEQVTSSNLSSQTSFQSSGYYYRPSIQSQILPQPYSNLQSRQNRGLTFSADGSTDLPKVDHSDMRVSLTLKPNSLADFGFHTHWDSTGVRVKLIQPGSPAELCQLRVDDEIVAVDGAAVAHMNSDQWRDKMSSALQTGSLTMDIRRYGNKDWSTGEGTHHSQPGQSRVTLNLTAASSPVLIGCPDHHANSAAFPDTQVTQGFKSNGHTDNVMQGKVMGGELCETHGTTRNKGGSESAISDLQVPSLSPPSSSWSWDLEEDRRRQEKWQEEQERLLQEKYQRDQERLEAEWRRDQRDVIDPKNSGSQKTFEVTSGDVGLARTQQQENAMPKKTREEEQSTDGEKLKELLGPKRQSNAHEVQNEMVAQQDWADGSCGFAQLSPAHRTKSLSSPVLAGPHKYSRGDQSKRKGLSVAKAEKERQQILEEMKKRTQLLTDNSWIRQRSSSFYKDPMIVGLPLKRYDSLDNLDNLRQPQSSIYSYPRPHSAAAGYVTPSRNASSRYSTGSVLSLRNPYIQSCHQARMVNGRRNCSVCGRILGSRPAMVIEALSLYFHLGCFQCVGCHQHLGGRENGAQVQIRNRKPFCERCYFQLRFTPM, from the exons GTCCTGATAACAATTTACTGGTTGGGTCGCAAGGCTCACCTGGACACATTGTACAATGGCCCTCAGCTTAATTTGAAGGCTTTTGAGGGCCTGTTGGGGCTGGCCTTGTCCAag GCTCTAGATGAGGGTGGTGTACCTGTGAAAGACAGCAGCGATAGTTTGTGCCAAAATCCAGAAGAGGAATGTCAGTACAAAAATTACAGGCGAGGCAACTCTGCAGACAGCACAGACTCCTTTAACTCCCAGGCCCTGCACCCGAATGTTGAAG GTTTTGGAGGCGACGCAGAAGCTGAGCAGGTATTCAAGATGGAAAACAAGCAGGTGACAGCTCATCAAAACAAAGGCTATGTCCCACTACTCAGACGAAAACAAGGACCAGAGGAGAATGGAAGTGGCTTCGCGAGTCAGTTTACCAG AGCCAGTCAAACCCAGGTCAAGCCTGAGAGACCAGTTCAGGTCAATCCTGGCTGGATTTG GAGCAAATCTCTCAGTGACATCCCCATGGTGTACCCTGTGCGAAAGGCTCCTGATGCAAACACTAGTCATGATGAAAGTCAGGACACCGGATTGACAAGACTGTGGAATCAAGACAACAGAAGGAAGTGTAGCGTTGCTGCCAAGGATGCCGAAGCTCAGTGGCAGGAT GActtgaaaaagtggaaaacccGTCGTAGGAGCACAAAGTCTGAACTTCGAACTAAATCACAAGACAGAGAGCATGTAATGGATAAGATGATCAACGGGTCTGTGACAACTATTGAGAAGAATGAAGCAAAACTAAA ATACCAGCAGTCACCTTGGACCAGGAACACAGCGCCTCGTCCTTACTCAACAACTTCTCCATCAAAATCAAGCTCTGATCTCCGGCCACATACTCGAGCTCTGCTGGCCCGCAGCTATGCCACCGAGGCACCTTTCAGCCCCACGGTTCCTCTTAGCTCCCAGAGCTCAACCCATGCTCAA GGTGGAGCAGTGGTTGTCCCTGATGGAAAAGTCTTGGGAGAGGAGATCCACTTTGCCTCCACGGCTTTAGATGAAGCAAGAGTTGGCATGCCTTCTCTAGGCTTTCCTGTGATCTCTCAAACCCAAGTGAAATCCCAGAGCAGCACAGCTCCTTTCCAGTCCACCTGTGAACTTTCCCAGCCACAAAATGGCCTTACAAACCAAATCTCCACTCATTTtacagctttacagctgaacGAGACCACAAATTCTAAAAGCAACAAAAGTCCCACTTTATCCATGTCTAGTGAACGAAAAGCATTTTTTTATGTTCATCCGGAGCTTAAAACTGCTGGTGAGGATTTATCGCATCAGAACGACAACTCTCAGGAAGACGGACAGAAGTCCTCTTggcaagcagcagcagagcaaagCACGGCCCCGCAGACTCCAGGCGTCTACAAGTTCTTGCCCAGAActgtttcctggtctggctcAGCCAGCCTTCCCCGTGGTTACCGTCGGTCTGAGGGCTCATCCCGTCTCTCTTCTGCTATCACAGCCAGACCCTTTGGGACCAAGCAGTCCAGAGTGTCATCACTGCCCAGGATGTACAAT GTAGATGACAATCAGGGTGTGCTGCTGAACAGTGAGAGAGAGGATTCTCCATCTTCACCATCTCTGAAAAGACAGACTGCGACCGCCCAGCTGAGCGGTCCGTATCAGACCAACCAGGGGAAGCAGACTGGTGCAGGACAGGAAGAGCAAGTGACTAGCTCCAATCTTTCCAGCCAGACCTCCTTTCAGAGCAGTGGCTATTACTATCGACCCTCCATTCAAAGCCAGATACTGCCTCAACCTTATTCAAATCTGCAGTCTCGTCAAAATAGAGGCTTGACCTTCTCAGCTGATGGAAGCACAGATCTTCCAAAG GTGGATCACAGTGACATGAGAGTGAGCCTTACTCTTAAACCCAACAGTCTAGCTGACTTTGGTTTCCATACTCACTGGGACTCGACGGGGGTGAGAGTTAAGCTCATTCAGCCCG GCAGTCCAGCCGAGCTCTGCCAGCTGCGTGTCGACGACGAGATCGTGGCCGTCGATGGAGCTGCGGTGGCACACATGAACTCAGACCAGTGGAGGGATAAAATGTCATCTGCCCTGCAAACCGGCAGTTTGACCATGGACATTCGGCGCTATGGCAACAAGG ATTGGAGCACCGGCGAGGGGACTCATCACAGCCAGCCAGGCCAGAGCAGGGTGACCCTCAATCTGACTGCTGCTTCTTCGCCTGTCCTGATAGGGTGCCCTGATCACCATGCCAACAGTGCTGCCTTTCCAGACACACAAGTCACACAAGGGTTCAAAAGCAATGGGCACACAGACAAC GTGATGCAGGGTAAAGTCATGGGTGGAGAACTTTGTGAGACACATGGGACAACCAGAAATAAAG GAGGGTCAGAATCTGCGATATCTGAT CTCCAGGTGCCATCGCTCAGCCCCCCCTCATCCAGCTGGTCTTGGGACCTTGAGGAGGATCGCAGGAGACAGGAGAAGTGGCAGGAAGAACAGGAGCGCCTCCTACAG GAGAAATATCAGCGGGACCAGGAGAGGCTGGAGGCAGAGTGGCGAAGAGACCAACGAGATGTAATAGACCCCAAGAATTCAGGG AGCCAGAAAACCTTTGAGGTGACCTCTGGTGATGTGGGCCTCGCCAGGACCCAGCAGCAAGAGAATGCAATGCCGAagaaaaccagagaagaagagcagAGCACTGATGGAGAAAAGCTGAAAGAGTTGTTGGGGCCAAAACGGCAAAGTAATGCACACGAAGTGCAGAATGAGATGGTTGCCCAACAAGACTG GGCTGATGGCTCATGTGGCTTTGCTCAGCTGTCCCCTGCACACAG GACAAAGTCCTTGTCTTCCCCAGTATTAGCTGGGCCTCACAAGTATTCTAGAG GGGATCAGAGTAAAAGAAAAGGACTGTCTGTGGCCAAGGCTGAGAAAGAAAGGCAGCAGATTTTAGAGGAGATGAAGAAAAGGACTCAGCTTCTGACTGACAACAGCTGGATACGTCAGCgcagcagcagcttttacaAGGATcccatgattgttgggcttcctCTGAAAAG ATATGACTCTCTGGATAATCTTGATAATTTGCGTCAGCCCCAATCCTCAATCTATAGTTACCCTCGACCACACTCAGCTGCTGCAGGTTACGTTACACCGAGTAGGAATGCCTCTTCGCGATACAGCACTGGATCAGTATTATCCCTGAGAAATCCTTACATACAGTCCTGTCATCAGGCCAG GATGGTCAATGGCAGGAGGAATTGCTCTGTCTGTGGGCGTATCCTTGGTAGTAGACCAGCTATGGTCATAGAGGCCCTTAGTCTCTACTTCCACCTTGGCTGTTTTCAG TGCGTGGGCTGCCATCAACATCTCGGAGGAAGAGAGAATGGAGCCCAGGTTCAAATCCGAAACAGGAAGCCCTTCTGTGAACGCTGCTATTTCCAACTCAGGT TCACCCCCATGTGA
- the lmo7b gene encoding LIM domain only protein 7 isoform X1, which translates to MEWRQQTSVSSADAFNEAKRWIEEVTGKSFGCSDFRAALENGVLLCNLINQLKPGIIKRVNRLSTPIAGLDNVNVFLKACEKLGLNESQLFHPGDLQDISTRVTLRRDEGNRRLKNVLITIYWLGRKAHLDTLYNGPQLNLKAFEGLLGLALSKALDEGGVPVKDSSDSLCQNPEEECQYKNYRRGNSADSTDSFNSQALHPNVEGFGGDAEAEQVFKMENKQVTAHQNKGYVPLLRRKQGPEENGSGFASQFTRASQTQVKPERPVQVNPGWIWSKSLSDIPMVYPVRKAPDANTSHDESQDTGLTRLWNQDNRRKCSVAAKDAEAQWQDDLKKWKTRRRSTKSELRTKSQDREHVMDKMINGSVTTIEKNEAKLKYQQSPWTRNTAPRPYSTTSPSKSSSDLRPHTRALLARSYATEAPFSPTVPLSSQSSTHAQGGAVVVPDGKVLGEEIHFASTALDEARVGMPSLGFPVISQTQVKSQSSTAPFQSTCELSQPQNGLTNQISTHFTALQLNETTNSKSNKSPTLSMSSERKAFFYVHPELKTAGEDLSHQNDNSQEDGQKSSWQAAAEQSTAPQTPGVYKFLPRTVSWSGSASLPRGYRRSEGSSRLSSAITARPFGTKQSRVSSLPRMYNVDDNQGVLLNSEREDSPSSPSLKRQTATAQLSGPYQTNQGKQTGAGQEEQVTSSNLSSQTSFQSSGYYYRPSIQSQILPQPYSNLQSRQNRGLTFSADGSTDLPKVDHSDMRVSLTLKPNSLADFGFHTHWDSTGVRVKLIQPGSPAELCQLRVDDEIVAVDGAAVAHMNSDQWRDKMSSALQTGSLTMDIRRYGNKDWSTGEGTHHSQPGQSRVTLNLTAASSPVLIGCPDHHANSAAFPDTQVTQGFKSNGHTDNVMQGKVMGGELCETHGTTRNKGGSESAISDLQVPSLSPPSSSWSWDLEEDRRRQEKWQEEQERLLQEKYQRDQERLEAEWRRDQRDVIDPKNSGSQKTFEVTSGDVGLARTQQQENAMPKKTREEEQSTDGEKLKELLGPKRQSNAHEVQNEMVAQQDWADGSCGFAQLSPAHRTKSLSSPVLAGPHKYSRGDQSKRKGLSVAKAEKERQQILEEMKKRTQLLTDNSWIRQRSSSFYKDPMIVGLPLKRYDSLDNLDNLRQPQSSIYSYPRPHSAAAGYVTPSRNASSRYSTGSVLSLRNPYIQSCHQARMVNGRRNCSVCGRILGSRPAMVIEALSLYFHLGCFQCVGCHQHLGGRENGAQVQIRNRKPFCERCYFQLRCTMFTCILVTPM; encoded by the exons GTCCTGATAACAATTTACTGGTTGGGTCGCAAGGCTCACCTGGACACATTGTACAATGGCCCTCAGCTTAATTTGAAGGCTTTTGAGGGCCTGTTGGGGCTGGCCTTGTCCAag GCTCTAGATGAGGGTGGTGTACCTGTGAAAGACAGCAGCGATAGTTTGTGCCAAAATCCAGAAGAGGAATGTCAGTACAAAAATTACAGGCGAGGCAACTCTGCAGACAGCACAGACTCCTTTAACTCCCAGGCCCTGCACCCGAATGTTGAAG GTTTTGGAGGCGACGCAGAAGCTGAGCAGGTATTCAAGATGGAAAACAAGCAGGTGACAGCTCATCAAAACAAAGGCTATGTCCCACTACTCAGACGAAAACAAGGACCAGAGGAGAATGGAAGTGGCTTCGCGAGTCAGTTTACCAG AGCCAGTCAAACCCAGGTCAAGCCTGAGAGACCAGTTCAGGTCAATCCTGGCTGGATTTG GAGCAAATCTCTCAGTGACATCCCCATGGTGTACCCTGTGCGAAAGGCTCCTGATGCAAACACTAGTCATGATGAAAGTCAGGACACCGGATTGACAAGACTGTGGAATCAAGACAACAGAAGGAAGTGTAGCGTTGCTGCCAAGGATGCCGAAGCTCAGTGGCAGGAT GActtgaaaaagtggaaaacccGTCGTAGGAGCACAAAGTCTGAACTTCGAACTAAATCACAAGACAGAGAGCATGTAATGGATAAGATGATCAACGGGTCTGTGACAACTATTGAGAAGAATGAAGCAAAACTAAA ATACCAGCAGTCACCTTGGACCAGGAACACAGCGCCTCGTCCTTACTCAACAACTTCTCCATCAAAATCAAGCTCTGATCTCCGGCCACATACTCGAGCTCTGCTGGCCCGCAGCTATGCCACCGAGGCACCTTTCAGCCCCACGGTTCCTCTTAGCTCCCAGAGCTCAACCCATGCTCAA GGTGGAGCAGTGGTTGTCCCTGATGGAAAAGTCTTGGGAGAGGAGATCCACTTTGCCTCCACGGCTTTAGATGAAGCAAGAGTTGGCATGCCTTCTCTAGGCTTTCCTGTGATCTCTCAAACCCAAGTGAAATCCCAGAGCAGCACAGCTCCTTTCCAGTCCACCTGTGAACTTTCCCAGCCACAAAATGGCCTTACAAACCAAATCTCCACTCATTTtacagctttacagctgaacGAGACCACAAATTCTAAAAGCAACAAAAGTCCCACTTTATCCATGTCTAGTGAACGAAAAGCATTTTTTTATGTTCATCCGGAGCTTAAAACTGCTGGTGAGGATTTATCGCATCAGAACGACAACTCTCAGGAAGACGGACAGAAGTCCTCTTggcaagcagcagcagagcaaagCACGGCCCCGCAGACTCCAGGCGTCTACAAGTTCTTGCCCAGAActgtttcctggtctggctcAGCCAGCCTTCCCCGTGGTTACCGTCGGTCTGAGGGCTCATCCCGTCTCTCTTCTGCTATCACAGCCAGACCCTTTGGGACCAAGCAGTCCAGAGTGTCATCACTGCCCAGGATGTACAAT GTAGATGACAATCAGGGTGTGCTGCTGAACAGTGAGAGAGAGGATTCTCCATCTTCACCATCTCTGAAAAGACAGACTGCGACCGCCCAGCTGAGCGGTCCGTATCAGACCAACCAGGGGAAGCAGACTGGTGCAGGACAGGAAGAGCAAGTGACTAGCTCCAATCTTTCCAGCCAGACCTCCTTTCAGAGCAGTGGCTATTACTATCGACCCTCCATTCAAAGCCAGATACTGCCTCAACCTTATTCAAATCTGCAGTCTCGTCAAAATAGAGGCTTGACCTTCTCAGCTGATGGAAGCACAGATCTTCCAAAG GTGGATCACAGTGACATGAGAGTGAGCCTTACTCTTAAACCCAACAGTCTAGCTGACTTTGGTTTCCATACTCACTGGGACTCGACGGGGGTGAGAGTTAAGCTCATTCAGCCCG GCAGTCCAGCCGAGCTCTGCCAGCTGCGTGTCGACGACGAGATCGTGGCCGTCGATGGAGCTGCGGTGGCACACATGAACTCAGACCAGTGGAGGGATAAAATGTCATCTGCCCTGCAAACCGGCAGTTTGACCATGGACATTCGGCGCTATGGCAACAAGG ATTGGAGCACCGGCGAGGGGACTCATCACAGCCAGCCAGGCCAGAGCAGGGTGACCCTCAATCTGACTGCTGCTTCTTCGCCTGTCCTGATAGGGTGCCCTGATCACCATGCCAACAGTGCTGCCTTTCCAGACACACAAGTCACACAAGGGTTCAAAAGCAATGGGCACACAGACAAC GTGATGCAGGGTAAAGTCATGGGTGGAGAACTTTGTGAGACACATGGGACAACCAGAAATAAAG GAGGGTCAGAATCTGCGATATCTGAT CTCCAGGTGCCATCGCTCAGCCCCCCCTCATCCAGCTGGTCTTGGGACCTTGAGGAGGATCGCAGGAGACAGGAGAAGTGGCAGGAAGAACAGGAGCGCCTCCTACAG GAGAAATATCAGCGGGACCAGGAGAGGCTGGAGGCAGAGTGGCGAAGAGACCAACGAGATGTAATAGACCCCAAGAATTCAGGG AGCCAGAAAACCTTTGAGGTGACCTCTGGTGATGTGGGCCTCGCCAGGACCCAGCAGCAAGAGAATGCAATGCCGAagaaaaccagagaagaagagcagAGCACTGATGGAGAAAAGCTGAAAGAGTTGTTGGGGCCAAAACGGCAAAGTAATGCACACGAAGTGCAGAATGAGATGGTTGCCCAACAAGACTG GGCTGATGGCTCATGTGGCTTTGCTCAGCTGTCCCCTGCACACAG GACAAAGTCCTTGTCTTCCCCAGTATTAGCTGGGCCTCACAAGTATTCTAGAG GGGATCAGAGTAAAAGAAAAGGACTGTCTGTGGCCAAGGCTGAGAAAGAAAGGCAGCAGATTTTAGAGGAGATGAAGAAAAGGACTCAGCTTCTGACTGACAACAGCTGGATACGTCAGCgcagcagcagcttttacaAGGATcccatgattgttgggcttcctCTGAAAAG ATATGACTCTCTGGATAATCTTGATAATTTGCGTCAGCCCCAATCCTCAATCTATAGTTACCCTCGACCACACTCAGCTGCTGCAGGTTACGTTACACCGAGTAGGAATGCCTCTTCGCGATACAGCACTGGATCAGTATTATCCCTGAGAAATCCTTACATACAGTCCTGTCATCAGGCCAG GATGGTCAATGGCAGGAGGAATTGCTCTGTCTGTGGGCGTATCCTTGGTAGTAGACCAGCTATGGTCATAGAGGCCCTTAGTCTCTACTTCCACCTTGGCTGTTTTCAG TGCGTGGGCTGCCATCAACATCTCGGAGGAAGAGAGAATGGAGCCCAGGTTCAAATCCGAAACAGGAAGCCCTTCTGTGAACGCTGCTATTTCCAACTCAGGT GTACCATGTTTACTTGCATTTTAGTCACCCCCATGTGA